In the genome of Tropicibacter oceani, one region contains:
- the napF gene encoding ferredoxin-type protein NapF, whose product MAPSHSRRDILRGSLRGSRSTIMRPPGAQPDFDRLCDDCGACSRACPERIVRHAKSGGPELDFSHGACTFCGDCARACPTGALVEAEVGNWPWRATIGQSCLSHQGIACRACEDACEPRAIRFRLETGGRAVPVLTQDQCTGCGECAFTCPAGAVAFERRQPAKSEITA is encoded by the coding sequence TTGGCCCCCAGTCACAGCAGACGCGATATCCTGCGCGGGTCCCTTCGGGGCAGCCGCAGCACGATCATGCGCCCGCCCGGGGCACAGCCTGACTTTGATCGGCTTTGCGACGATTGCGGTGCCTGTTCGCGCGCCTGCCCCGAACGCATCGTGCGCCACGCCAAATCCGGCGGACCTGAACTGGATTTCAGCCATGGCGCCTGCACCTTTTGCGGCGACTGCGCGCGCGCCTGTCCTACGGGGGCGCTGGTCGAAGCCGAGGTCGGCAACTGGCCCTGGCGCGCGACGATCGGGCAATCATGCCTGTCGCACCAGGGCATTGCCTGCCGCGCCTGCGAAGACGCCTGCGAACCACGCGCGATCCGCTTTCGCCTGGAAACCGGGGGCCGTGCCGTGCCGGTCCTGACCCAGGACCAATGCACCGGATGCGGTGAATGCGCCTTTACCTGCCCGGCCGGGGCGGTCGCCTTCGAGCGCCGCCAACCCGCCAAATCGGAGATCACAGCATGA
- a CDS encoding chaperone NapD: MNICGCLVHVAPDAMPAARPRIEDMKGVEIHAGTDDGRLVVVVEDTDEAYASDTIMALHQIPGVLSLTLNYHHFEDLSPRAPLAATQPEN; the protein is encoded by the coding sequence ATGAATATCTGCGGATGCCTTGTCCATGTGGCGCCGGACGCGATGCCCGCCGCCCGCCCCCGGATCGAGGACATGAAAGGCGTCGAAATCCACGCCGGAACCGACGACGGGCGCCTTGTCGTCGTCGTCGAGGACACCGACGAGGCCTACGCCTCGGACACCATCATGGCGCTGCACCAGATCCCGGGCGTGCTGTCGCTGACGCTCAATTATCACCATTTCGAAGACCTCTCGCCGCGGGCCCCGCTCGCCGCTACCCAGCCGGAGAACTGA
- the napA gene encoding nitrate reductase catalytic subunit NapA, which yields MTISESRRTFLKATAAASTAAAVGIPLATGPAVAQTAGAGIRWDKAPCRFCGTGCSVLVGVKEGRVVATQGDPDAPVNRGLNCIKGYFLSKIMYGSDRLTTPLLRKTNGVYDKNGEFEPVSWDEAFDIMAQKWKEALAKKGPTSVGMFGSGQWTVWEGYAAAKFMKAGLRSNNIDPNARHCMASAVVGFMRAFGIDEPMGCYDDLEHADTFVLWGSNMAEMHPILWSRLTDTRLTKPGAEVHVLSTFEHRSFELADNGMVFAPQTDLAILNYIANYIIQNDAVNWDFVNKHVNFTKTDTDIGYGLRPEHELQVAAANPDSGKLTPMTFDEYAASVAEYTVEKASEISGVPVAQLERLAQQYADPNRKVMSLWTMGFNQHTRGSWVNGLMYNVHLLTGKISEPGNSPFSLTGQPSACGTAREVGTFAHRLPADMVVTNEKHREICETAWGIPAGTIPEKPGFHAVLQNRMLKDGVLNAYWVQCNNNMQAAPNMNEEGLPGYRNPENFIAVSDPYPTVTAMAADLILPTAMWVEKEGAYGNAERRTQFWRQQVDAPGEARSDVWQVMEFSKRFTVEEAWGEELVAKKPELAGKTLFEVLFENGKVNAYPVSEIAEGFENQESKDFGFYVQKGLFEEYAEFGRGHGHDLADFDTYHQARGLRWPVVDGKETLYRFREGYDPYVGAGDEVKFYGNADGKAKIISAPYEAAAEEPDDEYDLWLCTGRVLEHWHSGSMTRRVPELHRAFPNAVVFMHPDDAQARGLRRGQEIMISSRRGEMLSRVETRGRNKPPKGLVFVPWFDEGQLINKLTLDATCPLSKETDFKKCACKVERA from the coding sequence ATGACCATCTCGGAATCACGCCGGACGTTCCTCAAAGCCACCGCAGCGGCCAGCACCGCCGCCGCCGTGGGCATTCCGCTTGCCACCGGGCCTGCCGTTGCGCAGACCGCCGGGGCCGGCATCCGCTGGGACAAGGCGCCCTGCCGGTTCTGCGGCACGGGCTGTTCGGTCCTTGTGGGCGTCAAGGAAGGGCGCGTCGTCGCCACCCAGGGCGACCCGGACGCACCGGTGAACCGCGGCCTGAACTGCATCAAGGGCTATTTCCTGTCCAAGATCATGTACGGGTCCGACCGCCTGACCACACCGCTGCTGCGCAAGACCAACGGCGTCTATGACAAGAACGGCGAATTCGAACCGGTCAGCTGGGACGAAGCCTTTGATATCATGGCGCAGAAATGGAAAGAGGCGCTGGCCAAGAAGGGCCCGACCTCGGTCGGCATGTTCGGATCCGGCCAGTGGACCGTCTGGGAAGGCTATGCCGCCGCCAAGTTCATGAAGGCGGGGCTGCGCAGCAACAACATCGACCCGAACGCGCGGCACTGCATGGCCTCGGCCGTTGTGGGCTTCATGCGGGCCTTTGGCATCGACGAACCCATGGGCTGTTATGACGATCTGGAGCACGCGGACACCTTTGTGCTCTGGGGTTCCAACATGGCGGAAATGCACCCGATCCTGTGGTCTCGCCTGACCGACACCCGCCTGACCAAGCCGGGCGCCGAGGTCCACGTGCTGTCGACCTTTGAACACCGCTCGTTCGAGCTGGCCGACAATGGCATGGTCTTTGCCCCGCAGACCGACCTGGCGATCCTGAACTACATCGCGAACTACATCATCCAGAACGATGCGGTGAACTGGGACTTCGTCAACAAGCACGTCAACTTTACCAAGACCGACACCGACATCGGCTATGGCCTGCGCCCCGAGCACGAATTGCAAGTGGCCGCCGCCAACCCCGATTCGGGCAAGCTGACCCCGATGACCTTTGACGAATACGCCGCCTCGGTCGCTGAATATACCGTTGAAAAGGCGTCGGAAATTTCCGGCGTGCCGGTGGCGCAACTGGAACGCCTGGCGCAGCAGTATGCCGATCCGAACCGCAAGGTGATGTCGCTGTGGACCATGGGGTTCAACCAGCACACCCGCGGGTCCTGGGTGAACGGGCTGATGTACAACGTGCACCTGCTGACCGGCAAGATTTCCGAACCCGGCAACTCGCCCTTCTCGCTGACCGGCCAGCCTTCGGCCTGCGGCACCGCGCGCGAGGTCGGCACCTTTGCCCACCGCCTGCCCGCCGACATGGTGGTGACGAACGAAAAGCACCGCGAGATCTGCGAAACCGCCTGGGGCATTCCCGCCGGCACCATCCCGGAAAAGCCCGGTTTCCACGCCGTGTTGCAGAACCGGATGCTGAAGGACGGTGTGCTGAACGCCTATTGGGTCCAGTGCAACAACAACATGCAGGCCGCGCCCAACATGAACGAAGAAGGGCTGCCCGGCTACCGCAACCCTGAAAACTTCATCGCCGTGTCCGACCCCTACCCGACCGTGACGGCCATGGCCGCCGACCTGATCCTGCCCACTGCCATGTGGGTCGAAAAGGAAGGGGCCTATGGCAACGCCGAACGCCGCACCCAGTTCTGGCGCCAGCAGGTCGATGCCCCCGGCGAGGCGCGCTCGGACGTCTGGCAGGTCATGGAATTCTCCAAGCGCTTTACCGTCGAAGAGGCCTGGGGCGAGGAACTGGTTGCCAAGAAACCGGAACTGGCGGGCAAGACCCTGTTCGAGGTCCTGTTCGAAAACGGCAAGGTCAACGCCTACCCGGTGTCGGAAATTGCCGAAGGCTTCGAGAACCAGGAAAGCAAGGATTTCGGGTTCTACGTCCAGAAAGGCCTGTTCGAGGAATACGCCGAATTCGGCCGCGGCCATGGCCACGACCTGGCGGATTTCGACACATATCACCAGGCGCGCGGGCTGCGTTGGCCCGTGGTCGATGGCAAGGAAACGCTCTATCGCTTCCGCGAAGGCTATGACCCTTACGTCGGCGCCGGGGACGAGGTGAAGTTCTACGGCAACGCCGATGGCAAGGCCAAGATCATTTCCGCCCCCTACGAGGCCGCCGCCGAGGAACCGGACGACGAATACGATCTGTGGCTTTGCACCGGCCGGGTGCTTGAACACTGGCATTCGGGGTCGATGACCCGCCGCGTGCCGGAACTGCACCGCGCCTTCCCGAACGCCGTGGTCTTCATGCACCCCGATGACGCGCAGGCGCGCGGGCTGCGCCGTGGCCAGGAAATCATGATTTCCAGCCGCCGCGGCGAAATGCTGAGCCGGGTCGAAACCCGCGGCCGCAACAAGCCGCCCAAGGGCCTGGTCTTTGTGCCCTGGTTCGACGAAGGCCAGCTGATCAACAAGCTGACGCTGGATGCCACCTGCCCGCTGTCCAAGGAAACCGACTTCAAGAAATGCGCCTGCAAGGTCGAGCGCGCCTGA